From the Cucumis sativus cultivar 9930 chromosome 5, Cucumber_9930_V3, whole genome shotgun sequence genome, the window TTTGGTCATCTTTGAATGGTTTATAGGAACTAATTGATTGACATTGTAATCACTGTTCGTGATTATAGAagataacttttaatttgtttttttaataccGATCGTTTCTGAAAACACACTTTACTAGTggaagaaaaactattttatgaaatagtAAACGAACAAGTTTATTTGatggttttcttcttattcaaTTGGTTTCGGTTTCTTATCACCATTTTCTTATTGATAAGAGAGAAGatacttctttatttttcaatatcttttacgagaaaaaatttgtattgGTATTTATATTTGCCATTCTCtgtttcatatttttgtttccatgAGAGTTGACTTGAAATTATTTCCTATGaggttcaaaatttgaaattagacATGATATAAAGATGTCATTTCTCCTATGAAAGATTAGCTCAATTGGTTACTTCCCTAAAGAAGAAGATCGAACTCCATGATTTTGTTGAACTcacaaaatgataatgatagtaattgtaattattataatgACAACAATCGATGCATTAACTGTTAGGACATTTTCCTCCTTTCGCTTTCACTTTCACTTCACGTCTTAAGGTCACGGTCCAAAAGAATATTGAGTTGGCTTAACATTCATCGGTTTAAAACCGGTGAGCATAAAGAATGGGATGAAGACTTAGCAACTCGATGTTTCCTCCACGTTTCGGATTCGaacatctttttatttatttttattttttttcttcttgtgcTTGGAAAAGATAATATGTTTTGAGTTCGAAGATATGTTACCTTGCCTTCGTGGTCAATTTACCAGTGAGAAATTGGTTGGGATCTTAATGCGAAAGTAGATCACTCCACTTATGAATGGAAATCTACCTATGCCCTTCTTGTCTTATCTAAAGCATTTTTATCGTATAGGGTTAGAACAAAAATGACAATTGCAcaaagtaaaaggaaaaagaagttcAAAATAGAGTTTCGTGAAAACTTGAACAAAGTGTGAGACATTTTACTTCAAGTTTCCAGTGCAACTGATTGTAGGCTCCATTggaaattgaattaatatcTAATCCTACATTTGCTCTTGACTGATACACATATTATGCAACTTAACAGGTGTCCTGTTTGGAAACAATCTTAATTTTTCAGACAGAGATTCGATCTTGTATTTTCAATGGGAAACTGCTGGACTAAGGTAGGCCTCTCTCTGGAagttcattttctctctctgaTCAGCTTAGAAATTCAGGGTTTTGTATTGAATTTCTGGTATAGTGCTTTctgatttattttgtttgctaGCACCCAAGTCTCTGACATGTCTCTTgtacattttatatttattcatcAAGTTCATTGTCATCTTGGGTCCACATAAACAAGTGGAGGTTTGAAAAATATCACACTTTTGTTCTGTGGATTCTTGTTCAGAATCATGCAAGTCCACTAAATTGtcagaggatcaaattttcactctttaaatatcatatctGAACTCTCTCTTTCACATagatttttctaaatcaaacGACTTTAAAGAGATTTAACCTGAAAGTTTTTGTTGGAAGCTCCACTCGTCCATGTCTCCTAATGGTCAGTGTTGATTTATTCCACTTTCCTCATTTACATGATGTTAACGTTTGACCCTTGGATAATCGCATTGGAGTGTTAGTGTTCAAGTCTCCATCCTTGATACCcatagtttgaaaattattggACGTAGTGAACATGAACACGTACGTTGTGGTATTCAAGATGCACAATTAAACCATACCTTTTATGGCTTTTGAACACTTCGTCATATCTTCAATGTGAGATAAAATGGTAAATCTTGCAGTTTCGACCTgctcaattaatttttgtatcttCTAAGTTAGTTACATCCAATACACTTGACATTTTGCAGCTTTTCAATAGTGGACAAGAAGACTACGCTGAAGTCCAGAATGTTGATAGCAAAAACGTACATCTCATTACGTCGATGGAGAAGTGGGAGGCGAAGCTTTTGGAAGCAACCGAAGATGGCAAGATTGTAAGTTAGGATGACAAGTAAATTTCTAGTTCATTTATTATTCATCATCATGTTTGacattattaatttaacaaattcaGACGAAAACCATACAAAGTGTTACgttttaattatctttataaaaattaactatcCTAACAGGTTATTGCAAACTTCAGTGCACATTGGTGTAGACCTTGTAAATCCATGACTCCAGCATATTGTGAGCTTGCTGATAAGTATACTTCCATGGTATTTTTAGCCATTGACGTCGATGAGCTAGCCGTAAGTAAAACCTATCTTTTGGTCATCCTtcgtttatttatataattaacttgatGTTTTTAGAGgcatatatataactaatatGATGAATCTATAGCTCTCCATTGGTATGCTGTTCTTGTCCATGGCTTAACTCTtccattatattttaacatttgtatggtttttatttcacattttatttCACTCTCATcccttgttttgtttttgtttgtttcttgtttttgaaaataaggaaaaacaAAGATCATGTCTATtagttctttctttcaattgtatagattaaacatattttttttttaacaagtgGTAATTTATTATGTGTTGGAAAAACTAGAATTAAACATGAATTATGATAATACCTCAAACTAGATTTTATtagagttatttttaaaaatagtaaaataaattaaaatactcatcaattatagcaaaattttgaattttatcaatCATAGAAACTGATAGACTTTTATATAACTGTTTATCAAAGCTGCTGATTATAAGCATATCAATGTTcatcaatgtttattattgatagaatatgaaaattttgttatatattgtaaatattttgtcaaatttgcgtttttcattttactatttctttttttttgaaacggaaacaaacttctttatcaataataatatactatAAGAATAACAAAGAAGCCTAAAAATGGGAGAAAGAGGATCAATAAGTCAACTAGGTTGACCCCTTAGCATCctcaatatatttatttctcaaattcgtatataatttcaaagttcctttttctatttataacgTGTGGGGTCTAACTTTGGTTGAGAATACATGTAGGATTACCACAAATGAAGCCACACTAAATGCTTGTGTATGTATGtctaagaaaatgataaacagagaattgaaaagattaccaaattaaaaataacaccTGAGAATGGTTTTTAGCTTGTTGTATTGTGTCCCTAATTGGagttttataaagttttagTGTTTAGGAGAATTAAGATGGTGAGTTGAAATATATACTAATGGAAGTTTGTTAGACGACTGATGTGGGGGTGAgtgtgttatatatttttggcaGGAACTGAGTACATCGTGGGATATCAAAGCCACGCCAACGTTCGTGTTCTTTAAAGATGGTCGCCAAGTAGATAAATTAGTAGGAGCTGACAAGTCAGATCTGCAACAAAAGATTGCTGCAATGGACGAATCGGTAATCAAATCTCAGacttgattcttcttcttcttcttcttttttccctaTCGTTTTTTTGCCTTCCTcaatatcattcatatacaTAGAGAAAGTCTAAAAAAAgcacaaaagaaatttctcaAAAAGTGATCAAAACAAAGTAGGGTGTACTACTGCATGAGAAGAAAATCTTTTCTgctttcttaattaattatatatcaactTCTTCAgtgtgaagaaaaattaatcccCATTAATTCATACTCAAAAGaggataaaattaaatcactCTTTTATGATTGGTTCCTTGCTTTGCAAGCGAACACACCATGTACTTCTACCCCAATGCAATGCAAtgcaattttaaacaattaccCAAAGTTATAAATCATCACcagttaattttaatttattgttgaaATTAAATCACATATGCATGACATGTTGgttcttataataataataatactttagTAGGaagaaaagatcaaattttaaaaagaaaaaaaaatgtttagttaattaattaattaattacatatcCCCCCATATTTAGGGTAGAGCTTTTTACAAGCAAGCCAAAGAGTAGAGATGGATTGGAGAAAAAAGGGCTATGATCGGTATCCATTTCGTATACGATTTCTGGTGGCCATTTCTTTATCATGGCTTCTTGTTGCTCCGGTTTTATTACTCGATCGTACATTGTTCTTATATACACTCGTTTCACCTTCTCTGCGCCCTCCTCCTCGCTGCTGCTGCGCTCCTCATCTCTGAACTCTGCAGACATTAACGCCTGGATTGGCCCTGGTCTCAGTAGCATCGCTGCTAGTGTCGAATCCTAACatagatttaattaataacatcaAACACTACGTcctttaattcattcattctttttatagaATGGGTTTAGGTACCTCTTGGGGACTCATGTGATAGGCGATTTTACGTTGGAATTCCCTCTTGATGACCGCAGTGGTGGGAGGTTGTTCGGATCCTAGTCCAAATCCTAGGCTGTAAACATCTCCATATTCAGAAAAATCTGGCACTCCCTACACattaaaaatcataattaaaataagtttagcTTAATGATAATTAAGCTAACATTTCATTAGAATATGATTCTATCTTTCATCTCCACTGCTGAGTGAAATTGTTTACTGTGTCGTGATAAGAATAAATCCCCTATTTTTCACACTACTGTTAGTGATCACATTAATTGATTATGAAGTCAAcacataaattaataattgtttaaagGTCTAGAAAATGTCTAATTATGTAAGGTCTATAGATGGAGATTAGGGAGGAGGTTACACGGGTGTGTACCAAGACATCGGAAATTTTTTACTCCCCTATTGCTTACAACACACGTGTCTCTATCTAAAAATGCATCGATtttatacattaaaaaaatagaaaaagaaaaacccaattctctctctctctctctttcaacaGCTCAACTTCAATCAATCACCATAAAGTGAGGAAATGTGGTTgtcaacaattttcttttcattttgccATAtctagtaaaaaaaaatcttccctctttttcttcctttctatGCCTCAAAAGCTTCCGAAGCGTTTCCCCGAGCCGGATTGGTAGGTAGAGATTAGAGAGAAGTGAGATAGGGAAAAACTAGAAGACTTATTTGGGCTAGCGTTGGGTGGAATCCATAACTAACTCCATATATGAAACTCCCACTATATTATAAGTAATcaaattagtattatttttttaaattagtgtACACAATTTTCTACTTTAtctctctattttatttaaattaaaataatttacacttCAAATTAATACAAACAAACCCAAGGTTGGAAAAATCACATCAACAGATTTGAAGCAGATGAGCAGGGAGAGGAATAAAAAGGTGGGACACtattatattgaataatgTAGGAAtggaaagggaaaagaaagaaaatagagttGAATAAACAAGAGATGTCCATATCAGATTGGGCCACATGGGCAGAGCAGGAGGAATTCCTGTGCCCAATCAATAGGGAATTAGAAATAGAATGgcttttgtattattattattattttcccttcatcatcaaaagaataataataataaaacccATAGAATACAATTTGAGTGCACACGTGAGAACTGTGAACTTGTCGCCTTCTATTCAGCACACTAAACACTATTACTTTGTGGACTTTCAACACTCCCCAACTCCCCTAATATCCTAATTTTGACTCCtacttcaaaataatataataccaAAAGATATTCCATCCACACTCTACCATTATACACATTACACACATAATGATTTATTAcattcttaattttcattttaatatactCTATATTC encodes:
- the LOC101216725 gene encoding methylesterase 17, translating into MGEKENLAPSSVNSVSVQIPPHFVLVHGISGGGWCWYKIRCLMENSGFKVTCIDLKGAGIDRSDPNSVFNFDDYNQPLLDFISTLPENEQIILVGHSAGGLSVTQATLKFAKKIRLAVYVAATMLRFGFQNDQDIKDGVPDFSEYGDVYSLGFGLGSEQPPTTAVIKREFQRKIAYHMSPQEDSTLAAMLLRPGPIQALMSAEFRDEERSSSEEEGAEKVKRVYIRTMYDRVIKPEQQEAMIKKWPPEIVYEMDTDHSPFFSNPSLLFGLLVKSSTLNMGGYVIN
- the LOC101216956 gene encoding thioredoxin H-type isoform X2 gives rise to the protein MLFNSGQEDYAEVQNVDSKNVHLITSMEKWEAKLLEATEDGKIVIANFSAHWCRPCKSMTPAYCELADKYTSMVFLAIDVDELAELSTSWDIKATPTFVFFKDGRQVDKLVGADKSDLQQKIAAMDESGVAQKNYSS
- the LOC101216956 gene encoding thioredoxin H4-1 isoform X1; its protein translation is MGNCWTKLFNSGQEDYAEVQNVDSKNVHLITSMEKWEAKLLEATEDGKIVIANFSAHWCRPCKSMTPAYCELADKYTSMVFLAIDVDELAELSTSWDIKATPTFVFFKDGRQVDKLVGADKSDLQQKIAAMDESGVAQKNYSS